The following are encoded in a window of Paenibacillaceae bacterium GAS479 genomic DNA:
- a CDS encoding 3-methyl-2-oxobutanoate hydroxymethyltransferase, with amino-acid sequence MKQALTITKLQRMKKEGEPITMLTAYDYPSAKLAEEAGVDTILVGDSLGNVVLGYDTTVPVTLDDMIFHARAVARGAANTFRIVDMPFMTARISREDTLRGAARLMQEGHAHSVKIEGGEEVAEQVRACVAAGIPVIGHIGLTPQSVHQLGGYKIQGKLEAEAARLESDALALQQAGAYAVVVELVTGTLATHITRRLDIPTIGIGAGAGCDGQVLVYHDVIQYASPYTPKKFVKTYANVGGIIRDALGSFVQEVKAGSFPGEEHTFGAAAQQPAALYGGEGK; translated from the coding sequence ATGAAACAAGCTCTCACAATTACGAAGCTGCAGCGAATGAAAAAAGAAGGAGAGCCGATCACGATGCTGACGGCTTACGATTATCCTTCAGCGAAGCTAGCTGAGGAAGCGGGAGTTGACACCATTTTAGTCGGTGACTCACTCGGCAATGTCGTGCTTGGTTACGATACGACAGTACCGGTTACACTGGATGATATGATTTTTCATGCACGCGCGGTCGCGCGCGGCGCGGCGAACACTTTCCGCATCGTTGATATGCCGTTCATGACGGCGCGAATTAGCCGCGAAGATACGCTCCGAGGAGCAGCACGGCTGATGCAGGAAGGCCATGCCCATTCGGTGAAAATCGAAGGCGGTGAAGAGGTGGCGGAGCAAGTTCGCGCTTGCGTTGCTGCAGGCATTCCAGTCATCGGTCATATTGGCCTAACTCCTCAATCGGTTCACCAACTGGGAGGTTACAAGATCCAGGGCAAGCTGGAGGCTGAGGCGGCGCGGCTGGAATCCGATGCACTTGCGCTTCAGCAGGCTGGTGCATATGCAGTCGTTGTGGAACTGGTTACAGGCACGCTCGCCACGCATATTACCCGCAGACTAGATATTCCCACCATCGGAATTGGTGCAGGAGCGGGATGTGACGGCCAAGTACTTGTTTATCATGATGTCATTCAATATGCTTCACCCTATACACCTAAGAAATTCGTCAAAACTTATGCCAATGTGGGCGGAATCATTCGCGATGCGCTCGGCAGCTTCGTTCAGGAAGTTAAGGCAGGTAGCTTCCCAGGCGAGGAGCATACGTTTGGAGCCGCAGCGCAGCAACCGGCCGCATTGTATGGAGGCGAGGGCAAATGA
- a CDS encoding BirA family transcriptional regulator, biotin operon repressor / biotin-[acetyl-CoA-carboxylase] ligase, producing MNTDQLLKLFEQAGESFLSGETVSKELGVSRTAVWKSIHKLQEQGYEFEASRKLGYRLVGRPDPLDASILEGMLKTRAFGRKLVVLQKVDSTQNIVQQLAQQGAEEGTLVLAEQQLNGRGRMGRGWVSPYGKGLWMSMVLRPTLPVGSAPQLTLLTAVALCRSLRAETALDIGIKWPNDLMIGGRKLSGILLESTAEDERLSYVIAGIGISVNLTTEDYPAELLEKAISLRLAAGRGFSRASLAASFLLEWETLYDLYLTEGFAPIRLLWEALSVSLHQKTMLRTPQGSLEGIPVGLHETGALMVEMEDGTVHTLFSAEMGEVVPK from the coding sequence CTTTTCGAGCAAGCGGGAGAGAGCTTTTTGTCGGGTGAGACGGTTAGCAAGGAGCTCGGTGTAAGCCGCACCGCAGTATGGAAAAGCATCCACAAGCTGCAGGAGCAAGGTTATGAATTCGAAGCGTCGCGCAAGCTCGGCTACCGGCTTGTCGGGCGGCCAGATCCCCTTGATGCCTCCATCTTGGAGGGAATGCTGAAAACACGGGCTTTTGGCCGAAAGCTGGTCGTTTTGCAGAAGGTGGATTCCACACAGAATATTGTACAGCAGCTCGCACAGCAGGGAGCAGAGGAAGGCACGCTCGTGCTCGCTGAGCAGCAGCTGAATGGCCGTGGCCGGATGGGGCGGGGCTGGGTTTCTCCTTATGGCAAAGGATTGTGGATGAGCATGGTGCTCCGCCCGACGTTACCTGTTGGCAGCGCCCCTCAGCTTACGCTGCTGACCGCTGTGGCGCTCTGTCGTTCACTGCGTGCAGAAACAGCGCTCGACATCGGCATCAAATGGCCGAACGATCTGATGATCGGAGGGCGCAAGCTGAGCGGCATTTTGCTGGAATCAACAGCGGAGGATGAGCGTCTTAGCTATGTTATCGCCGGAATCGGCATCAGCGTCAACCTGACAACGGAGGATTATCCGGCGGAGCTGCTGGAAAAGGCGATTTCGCTGCGCTTGGCTGCTGGTCGCGGATTTTCCAGAGCTAGCCTGGCAGCTTCCTTCTTGCTGGAATGGGAGACGTTGTACGACCTTTATTTGACGGAAGGCTTCGCACCGATTCGTTTGCTTTGGGAGGCGTTATCTGTTTCTCTGCATCAGAAGACGATGCTGCGCACGCCGCAAGGCAGCCTGGAGGGGATTCCGGTTGGCCTGCATGAAACGGGCGCGCTGATGGTGGAAATGGAAGACGGAACGGTGCACACTTTATTTTCCGCCGAGATGGGGGAGGTTGTTCCAAAATAA